One part of the Aurantibacillus circumpalustris genome encodes these proteins:
- a CDS encoding anthranilate synthase component II, with the protein MKLLVLDNYDSFTYNLVHLIEKVSDISFDVIKNDGISVQDIDQYTKIMLSPGPGLPSQAGIMSALLERYHKTKSIFGVCLGFQAIGETFGCSLKNLETVVHGMATEITLTNDDPIFKNCPPKFKTGRYHSWVIDEHKINSELIVTAVDQKNVIMAAKHSQYDVRGVQFHPESILSEYGETIIKNWLEL; encoded by the coding sequence ATGAAATTATTAGTTCTCGATAACTACGATAGTTTTACTTACAACCTCGTTCATCTCATTGAAAAAGTAAGTGATATTTCATTTGACGTAATTAAAAATGATGGTATTTCTGTCCAAGACATAGATCAATACACTAAAATTATGCTGTCCCCTGGCCCAGGGCTTCCATCACAGGCAGGTATTATGTCGGCGCTTCTTGAAAGATATCACAAAACAAAATCTATTTTTGGTGTCTGTCTCGGATTTCAGGCGATTGGTGAAACATTTGGTTGCTCTTTAAAAAATTTAGAAACTGTTGTGCATGGCATGGCAACAGAAATTACCTTAACTAATGATGACCCTATTTTTAAAAATTGTCCTCCTAAGTTTAAAACCGGACGTTATCACTCTTGGGTGATAGATGAACATAAAATAAACTCAGAACTTATTGTAACCGCTGTAGATCAGAAAAATGTAATCATGGCTGCCAAACATTCCCAATATGATGTGCGTGGGGTGCAATTTCATCCTGAATCTATACTTTCTGAGTATGGCGAAACAATTATTAAAAACTGGTTAGAATTATAA
- a CDS encoding PspC domain-containing protein encodes MISRISKWFEQRAFGVCQWLGKKMGIRTTTVRMYFIYLSFFTFGSPIIIYFILAFLLEHKNYFKPFYTKKRPSVWDID; translated from the coding sequence ATGATTAGTAGAATTTCAAAGTGGTTTGAACAAAGAGCATTTGGTGTTTGTCAATGGCTCGGAAAAAAAATGGGTATTCGAACAACCACGGTAAGGATGTATTTTATTTATCTTTCTTTTTTCACCTTCGGAAGCCCTATTATTATTTATTTTATTCTGGCTTTTCTTTTAGAACATAAAAATTACTTCAAACCATTTTACACAAAAAAGCGTCCGAGTGTGTGGGATATTGATTAA
- a CDS encoding 3-phosphoshikimate 1-carboxyvinyltransferase, which produces MIRLTAPSNIIKANIAISGSKSISNRLLILKEALNLDITFQNISNSEDTLLLERAIEQIKNKKQATIDVQHAGTDMRFLTALLATKEGQWTITGSERMKERPIGELIHALRLLGADISYLEKENFPPLLIKGKKLKGGEIEIDSSVSSQFVSALLLIAPSLEKGLNLTLKRKTVSRPYIDMTIELIKSLGITITQKEDLISITPSSIFHHTPDSYRDYISIESDWSSASYWYSICALTGNAEIELSSLNKKSSQADSILPEIYKNLGVKTTFEENTIVLHSIKPTLSEFTYDFTDCPDIAQTIAVTCLGLGIKINFTGLSTLKVKETDRVIALKNELEKFGAVVEIGNDFLKVISYKLEVKRLVNESLTNNPITNNVSPNNSITNNLITYNVSTYNDHRMAMSFAPLASVFTGLCIENHSVVDKSYPAFWEDLKSVGFNVNLQP; this is translated from the coding sequence ATGATAAGACTCACAGCTCCATCAAATATTATAAAAGCAAACATTGCAATTTCAGGTTCTAAAAGCATTAGCAATCGTTTGTTAATTCTTAAGGAGGCTCTCAATCTTGATATAACATTTCAAAACATCTCCAATTCTGAAGACACACTACTTTTAGAAAGAGCAATAGAACAGATCAAAAATAAAAAACAGGCAACAATCGATGTTCAGCACGCAGGAACGGATATGCGGTTTCTAACTGCTTTATTGGCAACAAAAGAAGGTCAATGGACAATTACTGGTTCAGAACGAATGAAAGAGCGTCCGATTGGTGAATTGATACATGCACTTAGATTACTTGGCGCAGACATTTCTTATTTGGAGAAGGAAAATTTTCCACCACTGCTTATAAAAGGTAAAAAACTAAAAGGTGGAGAAATAGAAATAGACAGCAGTGTGAGCAGTCAATTTGTTTCCGCCCTGTTATTGATAGCCCCTTCTTTGGAAAAAGGTTTAAACCTTACCTTAAAAAGGAAAACAGTATCAAGGCCTTATATTGACATGACAATTGAATTAATTAAATCTCTTGGAATAACAATAACACAAAAAGAAGATCTTATTTCTATCACACCATCTTCCATTTTCCATCATACTCCCGATAGCTATCGGGATTACATTTCTATTGAGTCCGACTGGTCTTCCGCATCGTATTGGTATAGCATTTGTGCTTTAACTGGCAATGCAGAAATTGAATTAAGTTCTTTGAATAAAAAAAGTTCTCAAGCAGATTCAATACTTCCTGAGATCTACAAAAATTTAGGAGTTAAAACCACATTTGAAGAAAATACAATTGTACTCCATTCTATAAAACCTACCCTATCTGAATTCACGTATGACTTTACAGATTGTCCTGACATTGCGCAAACAATCGCCGTGACTTGTCTAGGACTGGGAATAAAAATAAACTTTACTGGACTTTCTACATTAAAAGTAAAAGAAACAGATCGCGTTATTGCATTAAAAAATGAACTTGAGAAGTTTGGGGCGGTAGTAGAAATTGGTAATGACTTTCTAAAAGTTATAAGTTATAAGTTAGAAGTTAAGCGTTTGGTAAATGAGTCTTTAACGAATAACCCAATAACTAATAACGTATCACCTAATAACTCAATAACTAATAACTTAATAACCTATAACGTTTCAACTTATAACGACCACAGAATGGCAATGAGTTTTGCGCCTTTAGCATCAGTTTTTACAGGCCTTTGTATTGAAAACCACTCCGTTGTTGACAAATCCTACCCTGCCTTTTGGGAAGATTTGAAATCCGTTGGTTTTAATGTAAATTTGCAGCCTTAA
- a CDS encoding DUF3276 family protein produces MSEELEKNDRGDLFSKSVRAGKRTYFFDVKSTRGNDYYLTITESKKRFGTDGKFTYEKHKIFLYKEDFEKFIEGLNEAIVHIKENAPEIESNYESKDHSDSGEKKDSADISFEDLGK; encoded by the coding sequence ATGTCAGAAGAACTTGAAAAAAATGATAGGGGCGATTTGTTCTCGAAATCCGTTAGAGCAGGTAAACGTACTTACTTTTTCGATGTAAAAAGTACACGTGGTAATGATTACTACCTAACAATTACCGAAAGCAAAAAACGTTTTGGTACGGATGGAAAATTTACTTATGAAAAACACAAGATCTTTTTATATAAAGAAGACTTCGAAAAGTTTATTGAAGGTTTGAATGAAGCAATCGTTCATATTAAAGAAAATGCTCCTGAAATTGAAAGTAACTACGAATCAAAAGACCACTCCGATTCTGGAGAAAAAAAAGATTCAGCCGACATCAGTTTTGAGGATTTAGGCAAATAA
- the accC gene encoding acetyl-CoA carboxylase biotin carboxylase subunit, protein MQKILIANRGEIALRVMRSAREMGIKTVAIYSEADRNALFVRYADEAVCVGPPPSAQSYLQGDKIIAICKELNVDGIHPGYGFLSENADFARKVRDAGITFIGPSPESMDLMGDKLSAKATAKKYKVPMIPGSDGAISDIKEAIKVAKEVGFPLLIKASAGGGGKGMRLVEREEDIEQQMNMAVSEAISAFGNGAVFIERYATSPRHIEIQLLADNHGNCVYLFERECSIQRRHQKLIEEAPSSVLSPELREKMGKCAVDVAKACNYSGAGTVEFLLDAELNFYFLEMNTRLQVEHTVSEMITGLDLVKEQIKVARNEKLTMTQADLKINGHAIEVRVCAEDPMNNFLPDIGRLLVYKTPSGPGVRVDDSFEEGMDIPIYYDPMISKLIVHGKDRTEAIEKMIRAIDDYKIVGVETTLDFCKFVLRHKAFVSGKFDTGFIVNHFKPEMLNVENDEYAEIAAIASSAIFSASSQKQILTENGPVKKSKWKTNRLN, encoded by the coding sequence ATGCAAAAGATTCTTATAGCCAACCGTGGTGAAATTGCCTTACGTGTTATGCGTAGTGCGCGTGAAATGGGTATTAAAACAGTAGCCATTTATTCTGAAGCCGATAGAAATGCTTTATTCGTAAGATATGCAGATGAGGCGGTGTGTGTAGGTCCGCCACCAAGTGCCCAATCGTATTTACAAGGTGATAAAATAATTGCAATTTGTAAAGAACTAAACGTTGATGGTATCCATCCTGGTTATGGGTTTTTAAGTGAAAATGCAGATTTCGCAAGAAAAGTGCGCGATGCCGGTATTACCTTTATAGGGCCAAGTCCTGAAAGCATGGACTTAATGGGCGACAAACTCAGTGCAAAAGCCACTGCAAAAAAATACAAAGTTCCAATGATTCCTGGTTCCGATGGAGCCATAAGCGATATAAAAGAAGCTATTAAGGTTGCCAAAGAAGTCGGTTTTCCTTTATTAATTAAAGCCAGTGCCGGTGGTGGTGGAAAAGGAATGCGTCTTGTAGAACGTGAAGAAGATATCGAACAACAAATGAATATGGCCGTAAGTGAAGCTATATCAGCCTTTGGAAATGGTGCCGTTTTTATTGAGCGTTATGCGACAAGTCCGCGTCACATCGAAATTCAATTACTCGCCGATAACCACGGAAACTGTGTTTACCTTTTTGAACGCGAGTGTAGCATACAACGACGTCATCAAAAATTAATCGAAGAGGCGCCAAGTAGTGTTTTAAGTCCTGAATTACGAGAAAAAATGGGCAAGTGTGCTGTAGATGTTGCGAAAGCTTGTAATTACAGCGGCGCTGGAACAGTAGAGTTTTTGCTAGATGCTGAATTGAATTTCTACTTTCTGGAAATGAATACGCGTTTACAAGTAGAGCACACGGTTTCAGAAATGATTACCGGCTTGGATTTAGTAAAAGAACAAATTAAAGTAGCGCGGAATGAAAAGCTAACCATGACTCAAGCGGATCTCAAAATAAACGGACACGCAATAGAAGTTCGTGTATGTGCCGAAGATCCTATGAATAATTTTTTACCAGACATTGGCAGGTTATTGGTTTATAAAACGCCATCCGGTCCTGGAGTGCGTGTAGATGATAGTTTTGAAGAGGGTATGGATATTCCTATTTATTATGATCCAATGATTTCTAAACTCATTGTTCATGGAAAAGACCGCACCGAAGCTATTGAAAAAATGATTCGGGCAATTGACGACTACAAAATTGTTGGCGTGGAAACAACACTTGATTTTTGTAAATTCGTTTTAAGACATAAAGCTTTTGTGAGCGGAAAATTTGATACCGGTTTTATCGTTAACCACTTTAAACCTGAAATGTTAAACGTAGAAAATGACGAATATGCTGAAATAGCGGCTATTGCTTCATCAGCCATTTTTTCAGCCAGTTCTCAAAAACAAATTTTAACAGAGAATGGGCCTGTTAAAAAAAGCAAATGGAAGACAAATCGTTTAAATTAG
- a CDS encoding YdcF family protein has product MIWVFILLAYSFKTKKEGRAKKLRIIAVVVLYVCSNAFIIDECFRAWEPVTPDLDLMNTKYEGAIVLGGIGDIDLRLKKINFGHSGDRLFQTLPLYYKGRIKKIIFTGGSGSIEFPEKLEGLYVKKYLQSIQFPDSGLIVEARSKNTHENAVFTKQLLDSLRIDGSFLLVTSAYHMPRAMAIFKKAGYKNITPYLTNRSSGLRRFTFDHLFIPNPGSLFALEHLIHEWVGYAVYKLKGYA; this is encoded by the coding sequence ATGATTTGGGTATTTATTTTATTAGCGTACTCTTTTAAAACAAAAAAAGAAGGACGAGCAAAAAAATTGAGAATTATTGCAGTTGTTGTTTTATATGTTTGTAGTAACGCTTTTATTATTGATGAATGCTTTAGAGCTTGGGAACCGGTGACGCCTGATCTTGATCTTATGAACACTAAATATGAAGGTGCAATTGTATTAGGAGGTATTGGTGACATAGACTTAAGATTAAAAAAAATAAATTTCGGGCATAGTGGCGATCGTTTGTTTCAAACCTTGCCCTTGTATTATAAAGGCCGCATTAAGAAAATAATTTTTACAGGAGGCTCTGGAAGTATTGAATTTCCTGAAAAACTCGAAGGGTTATATGTAAAGAAATATTTACAAAGCATCCAATTTCCAGACAGTGGTTTAATTGTAGAAGCAAGAAGTAAGAACACACACGAAAATGCCGTTTTCACTAAACAACTTTTAGACAGTTTGCGTATTGATGGAAGTTTTTTATTGGTAACTTCTGCCTACCACATGCCGCGAGCGATGGCTATTTTTAAAAAGGCGGGATATAAAAATATCACACCCTACTTAACGAACCGTTCAAGTGGACTGCGTCGGTTTACTTTTGATCATTTATTTATACCTAATCCTGGGTCGCTCTTTGCACTTGAACATTTAATTCACGAATGGGTGGGTTATGCTGTTTATAAACTAAAGGGCTATGCTTAA
- a CDS encoding DUF2851 family protein yields MLNFNEELLQFIWRNKLLKPKPLISRSGNEVIILKQGELNLDAGPDFFNAQIKIDNIVLVGNVEIHIKTSDWLKHKHQNDKSYDTIILHAVYEHDVDLLQNTNNNVEVLELKDLIDEKTLLAYEHLSSAKTKLPCAGQLKDVNELKFTSWMERMTIERLEEKVKRIESIFQFYGGDYTQTFYTCLLRSFGFKVNAVPFELLAKQLPVQILLKHADNLLQLEALMLGVSGLLENQFEDKYVQGLQNEFEHLKNKYNLIPLEKEIFKYSKLRPANFPNVRLLQLAQLIYSNKEIFLAPQNKTSYKDLMKVLQIKSEGYLKNHYKLGGAETSKEVSLGIASIESLIINTFAPFFFFYSKKLGKPEYTDASVELLTRCKMESNAKTKLFDSRKSSLTNSAASQGIINLYDNYCVSRKCLKCGIAAAILRPE; encoded by the coding sequence ATGCTTAATTTTAATGAAGAATTGCTTCAATTTATTTGGCGAAATAAATTGTTGAAGCCTAAGCCTCTTATTAGCAGGTCAGGAAACGAAGTCATCATTTTGAAACAAGGGGAATTAAATCTGGATGCTGGTCCGGATTTTTTTAACGCGCAAATCAAAATAGATAATATTGTTCTGGTAGGTAATGTCGAAATCCATATAAAAACAAGCGATTGGTTAAAGCACAAGCATCAAAACGATAAAAGTTACGATACCATTATTCTTCACGCCGTTTATGAGCATGATGTTGATTTGCTTCAAAACACGAATAATAATGTGGAGGTTTTAGAGCTTAAGGATTTGATTGACGAAAAAACACTTCTCGCCTACGAACATTTATCTTCTGCTAAAACCAAGTTACCTTGTGCCGGTCAATTAAAGGACGTGAACGAGCTCAAGTTTACGAGTTGGATGGAACGCATGACTATAGAACGTTTGGAAGAAAAAGTAAAGCGGATTGAAAGCATTTTTCAATTTTATGGGGGTGATTACACGCAAACATTTTACACTTGTTTATTAAGAAGTTTTGGATTTAAAGTGAATGCGGTTCCTTTTGAATTGCTTGCCAAACAGCTCCCGGTTCAGATACTATTAAAACACGCAGACAATTTACTTCAGCTGGAAGCTTTGATGCTAGGCGTTTCTGGACTTCTTGAAAATCAGTTCGAAGATAAATACGTTCAAGGCTTGCAAAACGAATTTGAACATTTAAAGAATAAGTATAATTTAATTCCATTAGAAAAAGAAATTTTCAAATATTCGAAACTACGTCCCGCAAATTTTCCCAATGTAAGGTTACTGCAATTGGCGCAACTTATTTATTCAAACAAAGAAATTTTTCTAGCACCACAAAACAAAACTAGTTATAAGGACTTAATGAAAGTCCTTCAAATAAAATCAGAAGGTTATTTAAAGAATCACTATAAACTTGGAGGTGCAGAAACAAGCAAAGAAGTTTCTTTAGGAATCGCTTCCATAGAGAGTTTAATCATTAATACCTTCGCACCTTTCTTTTTCTTTTATTCTAAAAAATTAGGCAAACCAGAATACACCGACGCCAGTGTCGAATTACTCACCCGTTGCAAAATGGAATCAAACGCTAAAACGAAATTATTCGATTCGCGTAAAAGCAGTTTAACAAACTCGGCTGCAAGCCAGGGCATTATTAATCTCTACGATAATTATTGTGTTTCGAGGAAATGTTTGAAGTGTGGAATTGCAGCGGCTATTTTAAGGCCGGAATGA
- a CDS encoding Ig-like domain-containing protein — MVRQVLQILLVFSLILLFTHCAQIIPLSGGERDATPPKILETSPARNTTNFNAEYISLKFDEFVQVKDLSNQLIVTPRLKTTPDISADGKNILVKFKREELLPNTTYRFYFGTAIADMNESNSIPDFEYVFSTGSYIDTVMVKGDITESFDNKPVSDVLIALYYGEQTYDSLVYKKEPDFITRTKDDGTFLVKNLPYKTFSVFAFTDKNKNSLYDGEAEKIGFLDSTLTLISDTTIHLKMFQEEASKSFIKKSSSPYYGFAQIILNKKAKVQLMPIVKENSLSISETLIGREKDTISFFYKNINDTLDLVLQNFNANKSDTLRIKLPKNNLTKRRLKTFTFNTRGNKLPLYANLKLSFLNWMDTSRSDLSKIKFTSKEDSMITPIPAKGRWTSVNSYEIYHPLKEGISYTIKIDTTAFFDLNQIPNDSNSVLFVNQSKTDFGKLTLKLSFKTDSTLNQNYIIQLLDQQNRIEKEHVIVFSDLINNATTIEFTDVTPGVYFTKIIFDSNKNNKWDSGNIIRKQQAEKVIINSKQLKILSDWEIEEEILIKD, encoded by the coding sequence ATGGTCAGGCAAGTACTGCAAATACTTTTAGTTTTTAGCTTAATTCTCCTATTCACTCACTGCGCGCAAATTATTCCGCTAAGTGGTGGCGAAAGAGATGCAACGCCGCCCAAAATTCTGGAAACTTCTCCGGCTAGAAATACTACAAATTTTAATGCAGAGTATATTTCCCTCAAATTTGATGAATTTGTTCAGGTGAAAGATTTAAGTAACCAACTTATTGTTACTCCAAGATTAAAAACCACACCCGATATAAGTGCCGATGGAAAAAACATCCTTGTAAAATTTAAGAGAGAAGAACTTCTACCAAACACAACCTATCGTTTTTATTTCGGAACAGCCATCGCCGACATGAATGAGTCCAACTCCATTCCCGACTTTGAATATGTATTTTCAACCGGAAGTTATATTGATACAGTTATGGTAAAAGGTGATATAACCGAGTCCTTTGACAACAAACCAGTTTCTGATGTATTAATTGCGCTCTATTATGGTGAGCAAACTTACGATAGTTTGGTTTATAAAAAAGAACCCGACTTTATTACCAGAACAAAAGACGATGGAACTTTTCTAGTAAAGAATCTACCATACAAAACATTTTCGGTATTTGCCTTCACAGATAAAAATAAAAACAGCCTTTATGACGGAGAAGCTGAAAAAATTGGCTTTTTAGACTCAACGCTTACATTAATTTCAGATACAACCATTCACCTCAAAATGTTTCAAGAAGAAGCATCAAAATCATTTATTAAGAAAAGTAGCTCTCCCTATTACGGTTTTGCGCAAATAATTTTAAATAAAAAAGCAAAGGTTCAATTAATGCCCATAGTAAAAGAAAACTCCTTAAGCATCTCAGAAACCCTTATTGGAAGGGAAAAAGACACTATCTCATTTTTCTATAAAAACATAAATGACACCTTGGATCTCGTACTTCAAAACTTTAACGCAAATAAGTCGGATACTCTTAGGATCAAATTACCAAAAAATAATCTTACAAAACGAAGATTAAAGACCTTTACCTTTAATACGCGTGGAAATAAATTGCCCTTGTATGCAAACCTTAAACTTTCATTTTTAAACTGGATGGATACCAGTAGAAGTGATCTTTCAAAAATTAAATTCACGAGTAAAGAAGATTCTATGATTACTCCAATTCCCGCAAAAGGTCGCTGGACAAGCGTTAACAGCTATGAGATCTATCACCCGTTAAAAGAAGGAATAAGCTATACCATCAAAATTGACACGACTGCTTTTTTCGATCTTAACCAAATTCCAAATGACAGCAATTCCGTTCTTTTTGTTAATCAAAGTAAAACTGATTTTGGAAAACTGACTCTTAAACTGAGTTTTAAAACAGACAGTACATTAAACCAAAATTACATTATACAATTACTCGATCAACAAAATAGAATAGAAAAAGAACATGTTATTGTTTTTTCGGATTTGATTAATAACGCTACAACTATTGAATTTACTGATGTTACGCCGGGCGTATACTTTACAAAAATTATTTTTGACAGCAATAAAAACAATAAATGGGATAGCGGGAACATTATTCGGAAACAACAAGCCGAAAAAGTGATTATTAATTCAAAACAACTCAAAATCTTGTCGGATTGGGAAATTGAAGAAGAAATTTTAATAAAAGACTAA
- a CDS encoding carboxymuconolactone decarboxylase family protein → MSEQVKEFNEYRAKMNGVILGKDNLVIKRLFNLDTQTYSEGALNVKTKEMLGLVASMVLRCDDCIKYHLEKCKEQGCTTEEIYEIFAVANIVGGTIVIPHTRRGAEFWEELNK, encoded by the coding sequence ATGTCAGAACAAGTAAAAGAATTCAACGAATACCGCGCTAAAATGAACGGGGTTATTTTAGGAAAAGATAATTTGGTTATTAAACGTTTGTTTAATCTCGATACACAAACTTATTCTGAAGGAGCGCTCAATGTAAAAACCAAAGAAATGCTTGGTCTGGTTGCAAGCATGGTTTTGCGTTGTGACGATTGTATTAAATACCATCTCGAGAAATGCAAAGAACAAGGTTGTACAACTGAAGAAATCTATGAAATTTTTGCTGTAGCGAATATTGTTGGTGGAACCATCGTCATACCTCACACTCGCCGTGGTGCGGAATTCTGGGAGGAATTAAATAAATAA
- the tatC gene encoding twin-arginine translocase subunit TatC codes for MAFFASSKNPETGAEMSFLQHLEELRWHLVRSAAVVVAFGIAAFCLNDFIFDTVIFGPLKQDFISYQTLCSLGHKIGAGDVMCIIVRPAHLQTLSASEQFFNHMWISLMCGLILGFPVVLWELWKFIRPALKNQEVGPVKIFVVIASFLFLIGVFFGYFLLFPMSYNFLVNYQVSSSGIVQTQNTFDDYVSLISTMVLVSGIIFEMPVLVYFLTRMTLLTPQFMRKYRKHAVVIILIVAAVITPSPDVTSQMVVAIPMYLLYELSVFVSAWVIKKHKLNV; via the coding sequence ATGGCTTTCTTCGCATCATCAAAAAATCCGGAAACAGGAGCAGAAATGTCCTTTCTTCAGCACCTTGAAGAATTACGTTGGCATTTAGTGCGCAGCGCTGCCGTTGTTGTTGCATTTGGAATTGCTGCCTTTTGTTTAAATGATTTTATTTTCGACACAGTTATTTTTGGTCCGCTAAAACAAGACTTTATTTCTTACCAGACTTTGTGCTCACTTGGACATAAAATTGGTGCAGGTGATGTTATGTGTATAATTGTAAGACCAGCCCATTTGCAAACCTTAAGTGCTTCTGAGCAATTTTTCAATCACATGTGGATTTCCTTAATGTGCGGACTCATTCTTGGCTTCCCAGTTGTATTGTGGGAATTATGGAAATTTATCCGACCTGCATTAAAAAATCAGGAGGTTGGTCCGGTTAAAATTTTTGTAGTAATTGCTTCTTTTCTGTTTTTGATTGGCGTTTTTTTCGGATACTTTTTATTATTCCCGATGAGTTATAATTTTTTGGTAAACTATCAAGTTTCCTCAAGCGGCATTGTACAAACTCAAAATACGTTTGATGACTATGTTTCTCTAATAAGTACCATGGTTTTGGTATCGGGAATAATTTTTGAAATGCCTGTGCTTGTTTATTTTTTAACACGCATGACTTTACTTACACCACAATTCATGAGGAAATACCGCAAACACGCTGTAGTTATTATATTAATTGTTGCTGCTGTTATTACACCGAGTCCCGATGTTACCTCTCAAATGGTTGTTGCTATTCCCATGTATCTTTTATATGAATTAAGTGTGTTTGTTTCTGCATGGGTAATTAAAAAACATAAATTAAACGTTTAA
- the aroB gene encoding 3-dehydroquinate synthase has translation MMTSIQSNGYSIYIGKEIFKALSSFLDKSKYSSYFILCDENTLQLCLPTLITSCSKLQTAEIIEIESGETSKSLEFSAHIWQTFIENNADKKSLLINLGGGVVSDLGGFTASVYKRGIDFINVPTSLLAMADASVGGKTGLDFIGIKNVLGTFAQPKAVFIYPDYLNTLSSRHFQNGLAEVFKMALIADKKFWNLLKEEGQDEETLIIKSISLKNKLVLNDPYDKGARKILNFGHTIGHAIESLFLGSVNELLHGEAVIIGMLIESHIAYQKKMILKKELDEIISGIPPYFTMQSLKSIPLDSLIELIKNDKKNHNDKFYFSLIDKIGSCKFDLIVTKNQIKKAIDFYTTLTK, from the coding sequence ATGATGACAAGTATTCAATCAAACGGTTACTCCATTTACATTGGAAAAGAAATATTTAAAGCGCTTTCTTCTTTTCTTGATAAAAGCAAGTATTCATCCTATTTCATTCTCTGCGATGAAAACACACTTCAACTTTGTCTTCCAACCTTAATCACCTCTTGCTCAAAACTTCAAACAGCTGAAATTATTGAAATTGAAAGTGGAGAAACGAGTAAGTCACTTGAATTTAGTGCACATATCTGGCAGACCTTTATAGAAAATAATGCGGATAAAAAATCATTACTCATTAATTTAGGTGGTGGAGTTGTAAGCGACCTCGGAGGTTTTACCGCTTCCGTTTACAAAAGAGGCATCGACTTTATTAATGTCCCCACTTCGCTCTTAGCAATGGCCGATGCAAGTGTAGGAGGAAAAACTGGATTGGATTTTATTGGAATTAAAAATGTTCTGGGAACCTTTGCCCAGCCTAAGGCTGTATTTATTTATCCTGACTATTTAAACACGCTTTCGTCAAGGCACTTTCAAAATGGTTTAGCAGAAGTCTTTAAAATGGCTTTAATTGCCGATAAGAAATTTTGGAACTTGCTGAAAGAAGAAGGGCAAGATGAAGAGACGCTCATCATAAAAAGCATAAGTCTTAAAAATAAACTGGTTTTAAATGATCCTTATGATAAGGGGGCGAGAAAAATTCTCAACTTTGGCCACACAATTGGTCATGCAATAGAATCTCTGTTTCTTGGAAGCGTAAACGAACTCCTGCATGGGGAAGCAGTAATTATTGGCATGTTGATTGAAAGCCATATCGCCTACCAGAAAAAAATGATCCTTAAAAAAGAGTTGGATGAAATAATTTCAGGCATTCCACCTTATTTTACAATGCAATCCTTGAAAAGCATTCCTTTAGACTCACTTATTGAACTGATAAAAAACGACAAGAAGAATCACAATGATAAATTTTATTTTTCTTTGATCGATAAAATTGGTTCTTGTAAGTTCGACTTGATTGTGACTAAAAATCAAATTAAAAAAGCGATCGACTTTTACACTACATTAACTAAATGA